The stretch of DNA CCCTCATTTAAACGTGGAGGATTAAaacttactattattattttttttcttcttacagCCAGCTTCGGCTCCCTAACTATGGGGATGATTAACGTCTGGCCCTCCTACACCTCGAGTCTCTACGCGTCGGAGAATACTCCACTCTCCCGACCTATGACAAAGGCTGAAGATTCACTGCTTGGCAGTTTGCCTTCTCTTGGAGCCATGGTGGGAACTGCTATCACTGGAGTTCTGATTAATAAGCTGGGGAGGAGGAAAGGTGGAATTATTTTGTCGCTGTTTTCTCTGGTAAGTgatcataacattttttttttatacaggatcAATAGAATAataagaagcggcgatagcctagttggttgtggaacggactgctaagacgaatgtccgcaacttcgaatcccaagggcacacacctctgactcttctaaaaaaaaatatatgtgtattctttgtgaattatcgcttgcttcaaacGGTGAAAAAAGATATTGTgttgaaacctgcatacctgagaaattctctataggaatttcgagggtgtgtgtagtttaccaatccgcacaaggccagcgtggtggactaaagcctaatccctctcagtagtagacgaggcccgtgcccaatagtgggactatatataatacagggctgatattattattatattataatagaatgtCCTttctgcacctggtggtaaagATTGATGAAAGATGATGTCCCTCGCCAATCCACAGTTATGCCGGTCTGCTTAAAATCGggtatacataggctgatcccagaacgcgacacttacgtgagccactatggtgggtttgacaacttgtgtacggttgtcgcGAACCTGGCCGAAACAAATACCCTAGTATCAGCAGTTATAGTATATTGTAAGCAAGTATCTGATGTTAAGTAATATGAACGGCCTATAAGAATACAAAATACTATAACCTTACTATACTATTGTTTATGGCCAGTCTTGATACCATCCGGCGAGCAGCTGGTCTTTTATCATCATTTCATTTATCAAAGCAGTAaagcctgaccagaaaaataaaataccccGCTATATCATGTCATGGATACTATCAagcagtagcgaagggtccaCAGAACcggattcctgccggcttcccttttgaaATTCTTGTAAATTCTAACTGTTATGCGacgatttgaagaccgcatatagtcatattagtacctatgtatATGGTGTGTctggttctctttcggaaatttcaccttttgccacttTTATCTGGTGAGTGGATCGTTGGTCTTTTATTGTCATTCAGCTCTATCAAACAAAGAAAACATGATTGGATAAATAACCAGCCTTGCTATGTTGTAGTAAAATAtgcaattaatgttttatacttataatgtcaagtttaaaataaaagatcaTAAACAGTGGTCCTCAAACAGGTTTTTTATTCTCCTGGTCAGGCTATGGGTTCGGTCATATTATGTCAGTTTATTCCCGAAAAATccttaatgatttttattaaataattttataagtttgtattcaattacatgttatatttttcagGTGTCGTGGGTCATGATCGAGTTGACTACTTCACCCAACGTGGTGTTGGCAGCCAGGTTCTTCATAGGTGTATCTGGAGGGGGATTCCTGGTCTTCGCACCCATTTTTATATCGGAAGTCGCTGAAGATTCTATTAGAGGAACTTTGGCTTCaggtaattatgttttatgttctAACAATtaagctttatttttcaacgaTAGCGATGGTAAAATATAGTACTGACTACGTTAAATACAACCATCAACCATGCCAATCATAGTCTATCCAGGATACAAAATCTTCGTCACAtagtggtaaaatatggaactaattttgTACTGAATACGTTAACTGTAACCCGAAAAGTGAAAGTGCCCTCAAAACAGGATTTTTTCTGGTCAGACTGGTCAAGTTAAATGGAAAATACTAAGCCTGACTTTAGATATAGAACAGGATTAAGTTGTAATGTGTGAAATATAATTTCGTGAGAAAGAACTGCAAAACAGTTTTACATATCCCACCTTCAGAACTAAGCTGACCTAGCTCAACAAGACGGTTTGTGGGaaacgaatacaaaatattcgaATTATAGAGGGCAGCCGTCGAAAGTGAGAATCCATTTTTctgttctataattttgtctttttctcatGTGGTTATAGAGCTTGCTTTGGAATgtcgttttttaacaaaatcagaaaatatatacattttgagtgaggtcactttagttctaagggtgtaAATCATGACGTGTATAATAATACATCTAATTGTGTTTTACAAAGTTATCTCTAAATTCCATTATTTGATTGTAGCAAACAAACTGATAAGATGATCATCCTAGAAGGTGTGATTGTCACCATCCCTAAATACTTTTGGATGCTCCCAGACTTGGAGCTATTTAACAACTTTTTCTGTGGAACTTTATATACGTCACGAATTACGATAACTAAGCTGTCACTTCATAGTGTCATACCCAGTCCACCATTAATCCTGTAGACAACTGTCCACAGCTTCATgacttattattgtaatactaTAGGCATATGCTCTAATATGCACAAAGCTTTCATCACTGTTTACTCACTATAAATTATCAGCAAGTgagattaaattttgtttgatttcAAGTATTTGCTCTAGATTCGAAGGcttctgcaaatatttgtacagACGAATACGTAATTCTAAATAAAGACtctatttataaagtttatgtaTGAACATGTGACATAAACTACACAAAAGACAccttgttatataaaatatataataatatcagctccgtgttatatactgtcccagtgctgggtacgggcctcctctactactaagagggatttgGCTTTAGTTCACCACACTgaactagtgcggattgatagatttcacacaccGTTAACCGAAACATTtgcaaaaatacacaaaaatgcactagggcggacagagCAGGATTCCAAtgtgtgttgggccgtatcctgcgggcagttgtcacaatggtgacacttGCTTCCTTTCCTACTATTTGACACAGTtactcaccgaagcaaccatgcccggtgagcacctgcgtcaggcgaaatatCGCCGCGCcctggcgcctgtccagccactgtgcaaagacaggaagCACTGCCGCAAttgcccgaagccccgctgacgggccTCCAGCCtaagacgccactcctccacggcagCTCGCCGTATGGATGCCCTCTTGGCCTTCATACGGCGAGCTGCCGGTCGCTGCCCGctactgaacgcctcctccctccagtgaAAACCGTCGGAGAgagatttggcgtccagatcccaggacAGGAATCTAGCCAAAACACAAGCCGCCTCGCGCGAGATCGTGCGGAACGCCTGTATGGCCCATTGCACAACAActccgctgcgggccccgcagcgGAGCGACAGAACGCAACCTCAGgacgtcagcccagaccgggctgctgtacagtgccatggaccgTACGACCCCGTgatacaaccttcggcaagggataccgggaccttccaggttgggcagcaggctaaaAAGAGTGCCCGCTGCTCTACACAACTTTGCCTTTAAGCTCTGAAAATGGGCGCGGAATGCCCACCGGCTGTCCAAGGTCAACCCCAAATATATCATACTTTTGCCGAAGAGAAGCTGCACCCCGTCAACCACGATGTGAGTACCGGCCGGCGGCCCTCTCCGAGGCCCGTAAAAACAAATGGCCTCAGTTTtttcgagggccaccttcaaaacCTAATCGCCGAATTCGGCTCACTACAttgccggtgcccaccgccgcccgCATCGCGGCATACTGGAAGGTCTtcgacgtcgccgtgaccagcgtgtcatccgcatagcccgtcacgccgacgccccggagattggcaccacggagcacccagtcgtacccgatgttccactagagagggcctagaaccgacccctgtgggacacTGCACGAAATCGTTCTCCGGTGCCACCCGTTGGCGCCTCGATaaaccacgtacctgtcagaaaggtacgcgtacACCAGACGTCTGAGATAGGGCGGCTCCACGTGGTACCTAAGTGCCTCATTGATGCATGGGCAGGGGACCGAATTAAACGCATTACAGATGTCTAAAGATACCGCAATAACTATCTTACCCCTGGCctctgcttcctccgcctgcgaacccgtagaatcgcgtggacggtagaGCGTCCACACCGAAACCCGTACCGACAGTCGGCCAagtttggaccgaccctctcgaggtgctcgacgaggcgagcaTGGATTACGCAGTTAGACAACAGAAATACAAAGAGCTGTATTATTCTTTCATAATGACTTGTAATCAAGAGTTCTATTAGGGCCAAGAAGCAGTTCCTTCATTGCTTCAAATTTAAACTAACATATCACGCCTTCATTCTTGaagaagtaggcagaggtgtaaacGAGCATTCCATTCCCGCCACGTGTTTTCCgtttcatgataaaaaaaaagcatacatatcgccatatcgaactATAATTCCAGTCTCCCGGCTAATAATGAGCAGAGAACCCAATATAACATAACCCGAGCTGGGATTCGAATCCGGAAGATCAGAGCAGTGTTTTAAAACGCATGCGATATAATACTGGTCAGGAAACCTATTATCACTTTGCTCGATCGGATTTGAATTCGGGACTTGTCTTCTTGTGTCTTGTGTCCCACGcacaattttaaaaaggtaaGTCGATGTAAAAAAATGCTCTATTAATGATATCGAGGCCAATTTAACAGATGTCAAAAACTAAGTCAAACATAAATATACCTGAAaggaagctggtaggaatcgtgttgtatggacgcttcgccactgcacgTTATACAACTGCCGCATCGAGGCAGTCAAACCTAATGTTGCTATTCCTTCCATTTCAGTTCCAATCCTCAGCTATGGTTCGGGCGCACTGATCTCTTACACTCTTGGATGGAAGCTCACTTATCCAGTGATCGTCTGGTGTCAACTCCTGGCCAGTATTATGAGCACCGGGGTCATGATATTCGTCGTCGAGAGCCCTGTGTATTGGATACGACAGAAGAAGGACAACGtaagttttcatttataatatctttcttGTGGTAGTATATAAATGTTATCGCCTGCTTTATTTTGAAGGGatgtggacaattaatatttccaattccttcCTATATTCCttcaaataagacaacaaataattaccaattggtaactTTAACCTAATGTCCATAATTAACTTTAGAATAAGGTAACTTTTGCTACAATTGCGTATGATTACTGCTAACAATTAATGATCCGTCTAATTGAGGCTTAAATCAGTTTTATCTCTTAACCAAATTGATCAAATAGAAGAAGAGGGAGTTGGATATATTAGGTTTTATGACTGTTGTTTCCAGGAAGCTCGTCAGTCCATAGCAAAGTACCGGGGTCTATCCGCATCCTCGATGGACGTCCACGACGAGGTGTCCAGGCTGAAGCAGCAGATCCTGCCGGCTGTAGAGCTCATCTCAATTACCGCTGGTGAGTACCATAAAGTCGTTCAAAAAGAAGACTTACTAAAGTTATAtgggtattctttgttaattatgacttgctttaatggtgaaggaaaacttcgtgaggaaacctgcatatttcagaagtattttatttattttgagggtgtgtgaagtctgccaattcctactaggccagcgtgagaCTAAGCCCTAATTCCATTAAGGAATATTCCATTTAATTTTTTCCTTATATATATCTTGGTCTACCGTAGACTACGGATTTTAAAAAGGTTAATTCAGTCATTCTGTTTTgtcattttaaacaataaacatttgtgATTTGTGATCAGCTAATTATCTATCAGCAAATTATTATTGGCCCTATTCAAAGATATCACAGAAGTCTTATTTGATTTCAGATCCAGAAAGTAAAGAGGCGGAGGCTGAAAAGGAAAAATTGAATACCGAAAACGTAACTCCAGAGAAACAACAAAGGGTGTCTACATTAAAACTGTTATGTAAGTCTACCAAGAATATGGTAAGATAGCAACGCTTTAAATTACCCTCCGTAACCTTTCAACACCCGAAAACTCTTTAAGAATACGTTATTATCATACGAAAGACcgtaagcgacgatagcctagttgggtgtggaacggactgccaagacgaatgtccgcaggttcaaatcccaagggcacacacctctgacttttctaaaatcatgtgtgtattctttgtgaatttatcgttcgctttaacggtgaaggaaaacatcgtgaggaaacctgcacatctgagaagttctccataagaatttcgaaggtgtgtgaagtctacctatccgcactaggccagcgtggtggactaaggcctagtccctctcagtagtagaggaggcccgtgctcagcagtgggcaagtatataatacagggctgatattattattattatacgaaaGACCAGCCCCTTACAATGTCCCAAAAAAGGCGAATTGTAgaacgatgtttttttttatgtttgtgattCATGATCaagagaccaatgcgtcagtcacttACATATATTAGAGTCAATAGTCTCAAGTTAACGATTGTAAAGGATTAACGATGCGATATATCTGACAAAATtttgaattgatatttataagaGTTTtctatccacccggatagcaacACCAAACACtcttcacgcatttatccacgAGGGGGTATTCAGAGGCGcgaccagggcacccactattccccaagtgtgttccgttccatgatgttataggggcTGAGCGACCACcacaagatgtaaaacccgccatagtggcccatgtaagtgtcgcgttGTGGGTTCAAtttgtatattcggtttcaagatcggcataattgtgtaaaCTGGCGAAGGGTTATCTTTTGTCAGTTGACACTAGCTGGAcactattccacttaccatcaggtatgtGGTAACTTTATCTGTGTGGCAACGTCTGACGGACCCACTAAGAAAAAGGTTAAAAACTCTTTTTCTTTTGCAGTTTTATCTTCCACGTCTCTTCGTGCTTTCCTGGTTGTCATAACAGTTATGTCAACACAAGTAAGTATTTTCATCTGCTTATCTATAATGACTACCTCGAGGGGTTCGATCGGTAGAGTTGAGGTTTATTTtagtactagctgacccgacagacgttgtcctgtgtTAACTATGtttgcacgcgcgcattctgtcgatcgctgacagttatttgaaaccactgacagtttgtaaaattaatattgtcggtaagtttttttaaattttctaatttaacgcgcaattttttgaatttttatctttcataagaaccttctcctgacaataacaaacacaacaaaattaaattagtgaaatcagtccagccgttcacgcgtgatggcgtgatcaagagaaatagggattcatttatatatataggttATCCTAAAGTTTCTTAAACGGCAATACGCCTATTATGTATGCTGGTggtatatctttttttttttttttttttttcattgttaatttatttatttattacagattactgacaataattatctaaattacattacagtggatctaatggctagtcagaatccaaatagaagtgtatacaacttattcaaattaggtgacacgtacatgttatttagttacaaaataataataataaatataaaatatgttggctaaGGTAAGGCAGATGATGTGGGAGTTGTATTTGACTTGGTTGCTGTGGATAATATGTGTTTTACTGAGCGTcggaaagtataatattttgaagtgtgAATATCAAGTGCGGGATGTTTTATAGATAGTTCATTATACAGGCGACACATTCTTGTAAGAGGATTATAGaaagatgtattatttttgcatacttGTAAGTTAAACGTCCTCATAGGTAAACGCGGATTATTCTTCGTGTTAAAATTTACTAAGCTTAATAAGTATGATAAGTCTAATTGATTGTGAAGTAATTTGTATAGATGTAATAGATCTTGTTGCCTGCGTCGATTTTCGAGTGaggttacattaaattttaataatctgtcACTGTGACTAATGAGTTCTCGACCAAAGCCACTCTTGTAGCTCAGAATCTTAAGACACTTCTTTTGGACACTTTCAATATTTTCAGAATGGACAATGTAACACGGTGACCAAATAACAGCGGCATACTCTAGCACACTACACACAAGACTATAATATAGAGTGAGAAAGATTTTTGATGTTTTGAAACCCTTTGTACTCCTAGTTATGAATCCAAGAGATTGGTATCCTTTGCTCATAACATATGCGTAATGATCACGAAATGTAAGTTTCTGGTCAAATAGAACTCCGAGATCCCTAACTACAGTTTTTGATTGAAGAGTTTGGCCTTGTAGCGTGTAGGTGTGTGTTGTTTTGTATCTCTTATTCGTGAAggtaataacaaaacatttgtttatgtttaaaaacatcCTGTTTTCGTTACACCAGCCATAGACGGTATTAATGTCCTTTCGAAGATCAAAGCAGGatctattttatatccacccggatgaggtgttaaaaccgaccatagtagcccacgtaagtgtcgcggtccgagatcagcctgtgtatatccgtttccaacaggccggcataatcgtgtcgactgccgaagagTAGTCGCGTCTAtcggacccaactccacttaccatttgGTACAGTAGGATCACTTCAgcgtgcaaatataaaaatccacTATATATTTTAGGAATACCATTtccta from Manduca sexta isolate Smith_Timp_Sample1 chromosome 4, JHU_Msex_v1.0, whole genome shotgun sequence encodes:
- the LOC115443201 gene encoding facilitated trehalose transporter Tret1 isoform X1, whose amino-acid sequence is MEPSRKLTPKSDIPILNASFGSLTMGMINVWPSYTSSLYASENTPLSRPMTKAEDSLLGSLPSLGAMVGTAITGVLINKLGRRKGGIILSLFSLVSWVMIELTTSPNVVLAARFFIGVSGGGFLVFAPIFISEVAEDSIRGTLASVPILSYGSGALISYTLGWKLTYPVIVWCQLLASIMSTGVMIFVVESPVYWIRQKKDNEARQSIAKYRGLSASSMDVHDEVSRLKQQILPAVELISITADPESKEAEAEKEKLNTENVTPEKQQRVSTLKLLFLSSTSLRAFLVVITVMSTQVFMGMVPVQVYAKTVFTQTDPARSDFYTVLFALTLVVGALVTALVADKAGRRVLLITSSILVGSCLVTLGYLLQSKTAPSWIIVFMILFYCFAFNFGAGAVPYVLLAEVFIPEVQNLASMIIIEWVWFLNFFILGLFPFLNGIIGIHGVFYTFAVVAFCNAIIGYFIVPETKGLSNQQIQDLFLRKN
- the LOC115443201 gene encoding facilitated trehalose transporter Tret1 isoform X4, whose amino-acid sequence is MGMINVWPSYTSSLYASENTPLSRPMTKAEDSLLGSLPSLGAMVGTAITGVLINKLGRRKGGIILSLFSLVSWVMIELTTSPNVVLAARFFIGVSGGGFLVFAPIFISEVAEDSIRGTLASVPILSYGSGALISYTLGWKLTYPVIVWCQLLASIMSTGVMIFVVESPVYWIRQKKDNEARQSIAKYRGLSASSMDVHDEVSRLKQQILPAVELISITADPESKEAEAEKEKLNTENVTPEKQQRVSTLKLLFLSSTSLRAFLVVITVMSTQVFMGMVPVQVYAKTVFTQTDPARSDFYTVLFALTLVVGALVTALVADKAGRRVLLITSSILVGSCLVTLGYLLQSKTAPSWIIVFMILFYCFAFNFGAGAVPYVLLAEVFIPEVQNLASMIIIEWVWFLNFFILGLFPFLNGIIGIHGVFYTFAVVAFCNAIIGYFIVPETKGLSNQQIQDLFLRKN
- the LOC115443201 gene encoding facilitated trehalose transporter Tret1 isoform X2, whose protein sequence is MGGKFNQVYTAISASFGSLTMGMINVWPSYTSSLYASENTPLSRPMTKAEDSLLGSLPSLGAMVGTAITGVLINKLGRRKGGIILSLFSLVSWVMIELTTSPNVVLAARFFIGVSGGGFLVFAPIFISEVAEDSIRGTLASVPILSYGSGALISYTLGWKLTYPVIVWCQLLASIMSTGVMIFVVESPVYWIRQKKDNEARQSIAKYRGLSASSMDVHDEVSRLKQQILPAVELISITADPESKEAEAEKEKLNTENVTPEKQQRVSTLKLLFLSSTSLRAFLVVITVMSTQVFMGMVPVQVYAKTVFTQTDPARSDFYTVLFALTLVVGALVTALVADKAGRRVLLITSSILVGSCLVTLGYLLQSKTAPSWIIVFMILFYCFAFNFGAGAVPYVLLAEVFIPEVQNLASMIIIEWVWFLNFFILGLFPFLNGIIGIHGVFYTFAVVAFCNAIIGYFIVPETKGLSNQQIQDLFLRKN
- the LOC115443201 gene encoding facilitated trehalose transporter Tret1 isoform X3, producing MRASFGSLTMGMINVWPSYTSSLYASENTPLSRPMTKAEDSLLGSLPSLGAMVGTAITGVLINKLGRRKGGIILSLFSLVSWVMIELTTSPNVVLAARFFIGVSGGGFLVFAPIFISEVAEDSIRGTLASVPILSYGSGALISYTLGWKLTYPVIVWCQLLASIMSTGVMIFVVESPVYWIRQKKDNEARQSIAKYRGLSASSMDVHDEVSRLKQQILPAVELISITADPESKEAEAEKEKLNTENVTPEKQQRVSTLKLLFLSSTSLRAFLVVITVMSTQVFMGMVPVQVYAKTVFTQTDPARSDFYTVLFALTLVVGALVTALVADKAGRRVLLITSSILVGSCLVTLGYLLQSKTAPSWIIVFMILFYCFAFNFGAGAVPYVLLAEVFIPEVQNLASMIIIEWVWFLNFFILGLFPFLNGIIGIHGVFYTFAVVAFCNAIIGYFIVPETKGLSNQQIQDLFLRKN